The proteins below are encoded in one region of Streptomyces cyanogenus:
- a CDS encoding bifunctional [glutamine synthetase] adenylyltransferase/[glutamine synthetase]-adenylyl-L-tyrosine phosphorylase codes for MTPGRRSSTFTRLLRHGFTDPSAAERLLDGPELAPVRDDPVLLEALGATADPDLALHGLVRLLEAQQGPTAHRELLDTLIAAKPLRDRLLGVLGASAALADHLARHPGDWHALVTYEPHDLHPGVAEFERGLAAATDPVSLRVAYRRCLLSIAARDVCGTTDVAETAAELADLATATLRTALSLAARAAPEDAAACRLAVIAMGKCGGHELNYVSDVDVIFVAEPAEGVPEHKALRSATKLASHLMRICSETTVEGSIWPVDANLRPEGRNGPLVRTLSSHLAYYQRWAKTWEFQALLKARPVAGDTALGEAYVDALEPLVWKAAERENFVTDVQKMRRRVVENIPAAEIERELKLGPGGLRDVEFAVQLLQLVHGRTDPSLRSGTTLDALQALAAGGYVGREDAARLDEAYRFLRSMEHRIQLYRLRRTHLVPEAEPDQRRLGRSLGLRTDPVAELNREWKRHTGVVRRLHEKLFYRPLLDAVAQLAPGEARLRPEAARERLEALGYADPAAALRHLEALASGVTRKAAIQRTLLPVLLGWFADSADPDAGLLNFRKVSDALGKTPWYLRLLRDEGAAAENLARVLSAGRLAPDLLMRAPEAVALLGDGTGAGPAAVGGGLAPRDRAQLEQEILAAVGRAGNAAQGVTAARGVRRRELFRTAAADIVGSYGTETSPAEADQGALVDRVGAAVSDLTAATLAGTLRAVVRDGWGDTLPTRFAIIGMGRFGGHELGYGSDADVLFVHEPRDGVDEHEAAAAANKVVAEMRRLLQLPSADPPLLIDADLRPEGKSGPLVRTLKSYDAYYRRWSLVWESQALLRAEPVAGDEDLGRRFVELIDPLRYPAKGLGEDAVREIRRLKARMESERLPRGADPKLHTKLGPGGLSDVEWTVQLLQLRHGHRVPGLRTTRTRQALAAAREAGLLTGEDTEILDEAWVLATRVRNAVMLVRGRAGDTFPTEPRELAAVGRYLGHGAGHAGDMLDAYRRTTRRARTVVEELFYEDRA; via the coding sequence ATGACGCCGGGGCGCAGGAGCAGCACCTTCACCCGTCTGCTGCGACACGGCTTCACCGACCCCTCCGCCGCCGAGCGCCTCCTCGACGGCCCCGAGCTGGCCCCCGTCCGCGACGACCCCGTCCTCCTGGAAGCCCTCGGCGCCACCGCCGACCCCGACCTCGCCCTGCACGGCCTGGTCCGCCTCCTGGAGGCCCAGCAGGGGCCCACCGCCCACCGCGAACTGCTGGACACCCTCATCGCGGCCAAACCGCTGCGCGACCGCCTCCTCGGCGTCCTCGGCGCCTCCGCCGCCCTGGCCGACCACCTGGCCCGCCACCCCGGCGACTGGCACGCCCTGGTCACGTACGAGCCGCACGACCTCCACCCCGGCGTCGCGGAGTTCGAGCGCGGCCTGGCCGCGGCCACCGACCCGGTCTCCCTCCGCGTCGCCTACCGCCGCTGCCTGCTCTCCATCGCCGCCCGCGACGTCTGCGGCACCACGGACGTCGCCGAGACCGCCGCGGAACTCGCCGACCTGGCCACCGCCACCCTGCGCACCGCCCTGTCCCTGGCCGCACGCGCCGCCCCCGAGGACGCCGCCGCCTGCCGTCTCGCGGTGATCGCGATGGGCAAGTGCGGCGGCCACGAGCTGAACTACGTCTCCGACGTGGACGTCATCTTCGTGGCGGAGCCGGCGGAGGGCGTCCCCGAGCACAAGGCCCTGCGGTCCGCCACGAAACTCGCCTCCCACCTCATGCGGATCTGCTCCGAGACGACCGTCGAGGGCTCCATCTGGCCGGTGGACGCCAACCTCCGCCCCGAGGGCCGCAACGGCCCCCTCGTGCGCACCCTGAGCAGTCACCTCGCCTACTACCAGCGCTGGGCGAAGACCTGGGAGTTCCAGGCCCTCCTCAAGGCCCGCCCGGTGGCCGGCGACACCGCGCTCGGCGAGGCCTACGTCGACGCGCTCGAACCCCTGGTCTGGAAGGCGGCCGAGCGCGAGAACTTCGTGACGGACGTCCAGAAGATGCGCCGCCGCGTGGTCGAGAACATCCCCGCCGCCGAGATCGAGAGAGAACTCAAGCTGGGCCCCGGCGGCCTCCGCGACGTCGAGTTCGCCGTCCAGCTCCTGCAGCTGGTGCACGGCCGCACCGACCCGAGCCTGCGCAGCGGAACCACCCTGGACGCCCTCCAGGCCCTCGCCGCCGGCGGCTACGTCGGCCGCGAGGACGCCGCCCGCCTGGACGAGGCGTACCGCTTCCTGCGCTCCATGGAGCACCGCATCCAGCTGTACCGGCTGCGCCGCACCCACCTCGTCCCCGAGGCCGAGCCGGACCAGCGCCGCCTCGGTCGCTCCCTGGGCCTGCGCACCGACCCGGTGGCCGAGCTGAACCGCGAGTGGAAGCGGCACACCGGCGTCGTACGCCGGCTGCACGAGAAGCTCTTCTACCGTCCGCTGCTCGACGCGGTCGCCCAGCTCGCCCCCGGCGAGGCCCGGCTGCGCCCCGAGGCGGCCCGCGAACGGCTGGAGGCGCTCGGCTACGCCGACCCGGCCGCCGCCCTGCGCCACCTGGAGGCCCTCGCCTCCGGCGTGACCCGCAAGGCGGCCATCCAGCGCACCCTGCTCCCGGTGCTGCTCGGCTGGTTCGCCGACAGCGCCGACCCGGACGCCGGCCTGCTGAACTTCCGCAAGGTCTCCGACGCGCTCGGCAAGACCCCCTGGTACCTGCGCCTGCTGCGCGACGAGGGCGCGGCGGCCGAGAACCTGGCCCGCGTGCTGTCGGCGGGCCGCCTCGCCCCCGACCTGCTGATGCGCGCCCCCGAGGCGGTCGCCCTCCTCGGCGACGGCACCGGCGCCGGCCCGGCGGCCGTCGGCGGCGGTCTGGCCCCCCGCGACCGGGCCCAGCTGGAGCAGGAGATCCTGGCGGCCGTGGGCCGCGCCGGGAACGCCGCACAGGGCGTCACCGCGGCCCGTGGCGTCCGCCGCCGCGAGCTGTTCCGCACCGCCGCCGCCGACATCGTCGGCTCCTACGGCACCGAGACCAGCCCCGCCGAGGCCGACCAGGGCGCCCTGGTGGACCGGGTCGGCGCGGCCGTCTCCGACCTGACCGCGGCCACCCTCGCCGGCACCCTGCGCGCGGTCGTCCGGGACGGCTGGGGCGACACCCTGCCCACCCGGTTCGCGATCATCGGGATGGGCCGCTTCGGCGGGCACGAGCTGGGGTACGGCTCCGACGCGGACGTGCTGTTCGTGCACGAACCCCGGGACGGCGTCGACGAGCACGAGGCGGCCGCGGCGGCGAACAAGGTCGTCGCCGAGATGCGCCGGCTGCTCCAGCTGCCCAGCGCCGACCCGCCGCTGCTCATCGACGCCGACCTGCGCCCGGAGGGCAAGTCGGGCCCGCTGGTGCGCACCCTGAAGTCGTACGACGCCTACTACCGCCGCTGGTCCCTGGTCTGGGAGTCCCAGGCGCTGCTGCGCGCCGAGCCGGTCGCCGGCGACGAGGACCTGGGCCGGCGGTTCGTGGAACTGATCGACCCGCTGCGCTACCCGGCCAAGGGCCTCGGCGAGGACGCGGTCCGCGAGATCCGCCGGCTGAAGGCCCGCATGGAGTCCGAGCGGCTGCCCCGCGGCGCCGACCCCAAGCTGCACACCAAGCTCGGCCCCGGCGGCCTGTCCGACGTCGAGTGGACCGTGCAGCTGCTCCAGCTCCGGCACGGCCACCGCGTCCCCGGCCTGCGCACCACCCGCACCCGGCAGGCCCTGGCCGCCGCCCGCGAGGCCGGGCTGCTGACCGGGGAGGACACGGAGATCCTGGACGAGGCGTGGGTGCTGGCCACCCGGGTGCGCAACGCGGTGATGCTGGTCCGTGGCCGGGCCGGGGACACCTTCCCGACCGAGCCGCGCGAGCTGGCCGCCGTCGGCCGCTACCTGGGCCACGGCGCCGGGCACGCCGGGGACATGCTGGACGCCTACCGCCGTACCACCCGCCGGGCGCGCACGGTGGTGGAGGAGCTGTTCTACGAGGACAGGGCCTGA
- a CDS encoding DUF72 domain-containing protein, producing the protein MAKILIGTCGWTDPDLLRSGWYPPGHRDAEKRLRHYATRFPLVEADSPYYALPSARTTTLWADRTPPGFRFDVKAFSLLTGHPTRPAALPPDLRGHPRDEDLRAEVWARYAEAVAPLHRSGRLGTLLFQYPPSLTPGPEAEAFVRTARERAHDWPFAVEFRNPAWWHPDQADRTTAFLRDLRATAVATDTHEGAGPAPVTNPHLTVIRFHGRSPHWGKGTKEDRFRHAYTERELTEWLPRIEALAEATDELHVLFNNCCADAAPTAARTLHDLLQSRLPHQRGTTGRAAT; encoded by the coding sequence ATGGCGAAGATCCTCATCGGCACCTGCGGCTGGACCGACCCGGACCTGCTCAGGAGCGGCTGGTACCCACCCGGCCACCGCGACGCCGAGAAGCGCCTGCGGCACTACGCGACCCGCTTCCCCCTGGTCGAGGCCGACTCCCCGTACTACGCCCTGCCGAGCGCCCGTACCACCACCCTCTGGGCCGACCGTACGCCCCCCGGCTTCCGCTTCGACGTCAAGGCGTTCTCCCTCCTCACCGGCCACCCCACCCGCCCCGCCGCCCTCCCGCCGGACCTGCGCGGCCACCCCCGGGACGAGGACCTGCGCGCCGAGGTCTGGGCCCGCTACGCCGAAGCGGTGGCCCCGCTGCACCGGTCCGGCCGTCTGGGCACCCTCCTCTTCCAGTACCCGCCCTCCCTCACGCCCGGTCCGGAGGCCGAGGCCTTCGTCCGCACCGCCCGCGAACGCGCCCACGACTGGCCGTTCGCCGTGGAGTTCCGCAACCCCGCCTGGTGGCACCCCGACCAGGCGGACCGTACGACCGCCTTCCTCCGGGACCTGCGCGCGACCGCCGTGGCCACGGACACCCACGAGGGCGCGGGGCCCGCCCCCGTGACGAACCCTCACCTGACCGTGATCCGCTTCCACGGCCGCAGCCCCCACTGGGGAAAGGGCACGAAGGAGGACCGCTTCCGCCACGCCTACACCGAGCGGGAGCTGACCGAGTGGCTGCCCCGCATCGAGGCCCTGGCCGAGGCCACCGACGAACTGCACGTCCTGTTCAACAACTGCTGCGCAGACGCGGCGCCCACAGCGGCCCGGACGCTCCACGACCTCCTGCAGTCGAGGCTCCCGCACCAGCGCGGCACCACCGGCCGGGCCGCGACCTGA
- a CDS encoding alkaline phosphatase family protein, producing the protein MASAAALAAAAVGLWTGLGSESAHAAGAVPSPDHVVVVVFENHAYSQVIGSSSAPYINSLKTGGANLTQSYAETHPSQPNYFAMFSGSTQGITDDSCYTPGFSSAPNLASELIAAGRTWASYNESLPSQGSTTCSSGNYARKHNPWFGFSNVPVSTAKTFAQFPTDYTTLPQLSFVVPNLCSDMHDCSVSTGDTWLKNKLGAYATWAKTHNSLLVVTFDEDNRLSGNRIPTVFYGQPVTAGSSSATTYNHYDLLRTLEDTQGLTTHAGNAASARDITGIWAS; encoded by the coding sequence GTGGCGTCCGCCGCGGCCCTCGCCGCAGCCGCGGTCGGGCTGTGGACCGGGCTCGGCAGCGAGTCCGCGCATGCCGCGGGCGCCGTGCCCAGCCCGGACCACGTGGTCGTCGTGGTCTTCGAGAACCATGCCTACAGCCAGGTCATCGGATCCTCCAGCGCGCCGTACATCAACTCGCTGAAGACGGGGGGTGCCAACCTCACCCAGTCGTACGCGGAGACCCACCCGAGCCAGCCCAACTACTTCGCGATGTTCTCCGGTTCGACCCAGGGGATCACCGACGACAGCTGCTACACCCCGGGCTTCTCGTCGGCGCCCAACCTGGCCTCCGAACTGATCGCCGCCGGCCGCACCTGGGCCAGCTACAACGAGTCGCTGCCGAGCCAGGGATCCACCACGTGCAGCAGCGGCAACTACGCCCGCAAGCACAATCCCTGGTTCGGGTTCAGCAACGTGCCGGTCTCGACCGCGAAGACCTTCGCCCAGTTCCCCACCGACTACACGACGCTCCCCCAGCTGTCGTTCGTGGTGCCGAACCTGTGCAGCGACATGCACGACTGCTCGGTGTCCACCGGTGACACCTGGCTGAAGAACAAGCTGGGCGCCTACGCGACATGGGCCAAGACCCACAACAGCCTGCTCGTCGTCACCTTCGACGAGGACAACCGGCTGAGCGGGAACCGGATCCCGACCGTGTTCTACGGGCAGCCGGTGACCGCCGGGTCCAGCTCCGCCACCACGTACAACCACTACGACCTGCTGCGCACCCTGGAGGACACCCAGGGCCTGACCACGCACGCGGGCAACGCGGCCTCCGCCAGGGACATCACCGGCATCTGGGCGTCCTGA